The region aagttaaaagtttcAGATACGCCAATCGCTTTTATGCCAAAGTCACGGCTGCCAACTACGTTGGACGTGTAACATTTACTTAACAcgtacaaatgaaatgtgatgACATTAAAGGCCTGCAGCACTTTGTTATGaaaatgagacacagccatcatTGCTCAAGAGGTTATCTACTCTGCTGtcatattcatgtttttcctctgtcttttAACACTGACTATTTTATAACTTGTAAAAAACATAGAATTCAGACACCTGTTATTTACATACAATGCTTAGTTTTGGcccaagaagaaaaagaatgaaatgatTCAAATGTCAATTTAGTGGATGTCCACAGTGCTGCATGACAAGTGAGAATACTTAATACACCACTTGCACGCTTCCAAGCCGGAAGTCTCATGTGCACGGTGTCGGACGGCTGCGTGAATCATCATCTCACTGGTTACCCCGACGCACGCAGAGGTGTGAGGGCCCGCTTGCAGCTTTAAAGgagccctgccacacaaaaccgattttacttgcattttgtgACAGCTGTGAggaccatgtgtgtgtgtgtgtcatgctgtgaatgtaaaaaatgaactgctacctccccTGTCAGCTCGAGCCACTGTGGTGGGAGAAGCTGTACATACAAATcaaactttgttttattgtctttcaaGCAGAAACAACACTTTCTCATGacataaataactttttgtggttgttgttgtttttttatggaccgtgagtctaataataaaagCTATCTATTTATAAAGTTGCAATGTGGAAGGATAATAATTATAACAGCTGGTTTCACTACACCAGCAAAAGAGCTCTCgaaacacacaccaaatgtCCTTAAGCATCCTTTATATACAGAATGAGCAGCACTTAAAGAGGGAAAAAATCAAAGGTCACAGACAGGTTGAAACTTTAAGAACAGGACATGCCTAAGCCAGCTTGTGTTTTATTATCTATGATGCTGTTACAGTTAAACTGGAGATTCCAGAATCTTAACATTTAATAATGACTTTACAAGTAATTTTGGATCAGCCTCTCTTGAATCTAATCATATACAttctgtaataataatgtaggGATAAGGTTTCTGTAATTATTGGAAATCCAGAAGAAATTTAAAAGAATGTTCGTAGTTGCTagtagaaaacaaaaccaatgtaTCAACAAAGATAACTAATGTGCAGTGATTTCTTCTACAATAGTGATGTAGAGATGTGCTTTCTATGATTCTTGGAAGGGGTTTAATCCAAAAGAAACTTGTTTATGACTACTACACAATAAAAGGTGTCATCAGTTTCAACTGTTTGCTTAAAATAAATGGCCCAAAAAAAGAAGTGCAATTATTTATAGCttatctttgttgttttgcatACAGGTGTGTTATTGTTGCTTGAAGATAACTTTTCAACCCCCCCCGCCAACAGTAACCCCATCCATCTGAGGGCATCATTGTTTATAACAACAAACACTATTACAGatgtaataattatttaataatttatactttattacattaattacaaattagttTCTGATGTTAGAACACACTACTACACACAGGGGGAGGGGCCAGATAAGCCGCTTGCTCCAGCTAGCAGGATCAGATCGTTCGCTCTCAAtgaaaaagtcaagaaaatTGTACGGACTGGACATGGATTTCACATTTCTTCGCTTTGACGAAAAGCCTGTTCTCCAGAAGCTGCTGCAGCACTAACGAACGTGCTTGGTGTGTTAGACCGGTTCTTGGGAGAAGATCCCAGCgtcatctaaataaaaaaaaaactatgaaaaaaatcacGGAGGATGTCATTTATGAGGGCTTGGGAAACGGTGTCAGGTTGAAGgtaataaccaaatattcatagTGTCCCAGCGGGGTGTTAAATGCCCTTTTCCGTTCTTCCAGATCCGCATTAGATGGTTAGCATGTCAAAGATCTAACTTCATATTATAAATATGAGTTGGAGCgggtatttgtttttaacagtgaTGGAACTGAGCACCCTATACTCAATACAGGGGCGAAGGGATTTATATTTCTTAGTCataaagaagaaacaaagaattATTGGAGAGGGGTGTGCATGTCAAGGCGACATCGCTGAGGTGCCTGATGgtggttttcatttttgcaaaatTTTGGAGGGtgttttttatacattgttgtatCACACTGCTCAATTTCCCTaggaatgacatgcaggcaatcgtcacaggtcggactggAATGCTTGACCTCTGCATTGATGTATGATTATGTGCGTCTTCTTTACCCACTAAGCCAACACGGCcacatttgaatgcatttttcataCATATGAAATGCAACAAAGTGCTTCAGAGAAACCACACAAAGCAACAAGCAGCATGACTAATACACAAATAAGcattttctttaacccttgtaatGCAttcttgtcaaaattgaaaaacatcacttttattgacgctttttattattgtttttaactttttattacattgttgTCAATGTTTGTCCAAATttggactttttcaacactacgtaacattaacttaataactttagttttaaagttgttCCTGaaatttatgatcaataaacttcatttataggaaattatacctgttgtttgagttagaaaagcagaaattaggaattattgagactaaaattaaaggaatggatgttgaggataatcacagactggaatatgtcaacttttactcaatactatttcaaaaatacgtctatttgttttcaaatgctataaaattgaataagactccccaaaattaatgaaagtagagatttgtacttggcaaagagcgttgagTGGAaacaatcatgttattttggggaattaaaaagagcattgatatcggaaaacgggtcaatttgacccgaggaaaacatgagggtaaAAAAACAGGATCTGAGAAAACACTATCATAAATATTATCAGTTTACATTGAGGAAGCACCACAAGTAGGATTAGGAATAGGGTTAAGGTTATTCCAGTcacctgttttcagttttgagaAATGCGCTTTCCTGCATGTTTAGCTTTCAGATTTCTAACAATTCATTGTGATATAGCCTGATTCGTGAAGCCTTTGAatgtaaaaagacagaaatgagtAGGCCTTTTCCTATGCTAAACATGGCTGTCAACAATAGCAAACTAGTAGAAGACTTATACCAGAATGAATGCTTGTTTAATGTGGTCTAGTCTGGGTTCTGGTCATATTAAGAGAAAATGGGATCTGAGATACACATTGAAGCATGTATATATCTGGAAGTGTTCATTTATTATCTGTCAAGCTGAATGGCATCACAGTTGTAACAGAATTAATTCTAATCCAAATGCTTAAAATAGTCCTGTTTGACAGAAATTACACCATATATTGGACTTTAATTGTAAAACATGaagctttttttgcaaataaagcaaagtgttaaaaatgaaaaaaacactgtatacGTCAATGTCACATTGCTGTGACATGGGTGTACCAAGGGACCTCCCttaatacattgtttaaaaacgtgaaggaaacactgatgtagtttttggttaattatttttcaaaactatTTGAATCCTCTTTGCCACTCATGGCACAAAATAACAGTTTGAAACACATGCTCTGGCTTTCAAGGCtactgattaaaaaatgttgacatttataCACTTTAACAACACACCCAGAAACAATGATGCCAATATGAACGTGATGACAGAGTTCTCTTTTTCTGcagtttattgaaaaataaaaatttaaaaaagagtgACAATTAACTGGAAATGTCGGTTGATAAAGTGTAATCCTAAAAGAAAAGCCTTATCCTATCCTTATCCTTTGCAGGACTTTCCCGCCAATTGCTCAGCCATTAGCTACATTGTTGAAGCTCATGACACGCTTTATTATGCATTAGTGTTACAGAAACAAATCCTCACATTAAATACCTTTCCAGGATAAAAGGAATCACATCAATAATTATTATGATACAAAACACTGTACATTAGTCCATTTTGCAGAACAACCTCTTTAGCTGTTTataaatttctttcattttcagtccATATATGATTGGATTAAAGAGAGGATGATACAAAATAACCTGTAAGGACATTATTAAACGTACAGTTTTGTGGAAATCAACTTCCAGCCGAGGTAGAAGAACATCATAGGCACTCAAACAGGAAAAGTTGATCAGAACCAACAGGTGGGGTAAacaggtctgtgcagcttttctcCTGACTTCTCTACTACTTTGATAGGTTACTATAAATATCCTGGTGTATGTCAAAAGAATGAAGAGTACAGGGAGAGGTACAGCAAATACAAAAAGAGTCAAGCCATATATGTTCAGTACTGCTGACGGAAAACAGTGAAGTTTCTGAACTGTGCTGTTGCAAATtattcctttcaaaataaagtaacagAGTTTTTTATGAGCACCCAGTAATATTGCCACTGTAACTGGACAAGCAGGTAGAAGCCAAGCTAAAATCAGGAAAatataaacagttgtttttctcatgaTAGTGTGATATTGCAGAGGtttacatatagacacatatctGTCATAGGCCATGGCTGACAACAGGAAGAACTCTGAACAGGCTAGAGTGTAATATATAAACCATTGAAAGAGACAGCCTGAATAAGATATGATCTGTCGTTCAGATAAAAAGTCAATCAAAAGCTTCGGATAGATAGCATTGCTGAAAAGAACAGAGTTGATTAACAAagctgcaatgaaaatgtacataggCTCATGGAGGGATTTGTTAATCACTATGACAAACACAATGATAGAATTACTGCAAATTACGAGAATATATGCTGTAAATATGATCACAAAATAAAGATATCTGAATTTCTGCAGTTCCACATGCCCACCAAAAGTTATATAAGTTACATTAAAGTCATTGTCCATTAAgattgtctaaaaaaaaatgttaa is a window of Etheostoma cragini isolate CJK2018 chromosome 11, CSU_Ecrag_1.0, whole genome shotgun sequence DNA encoding:
- the LOC117953167 gene encoding olfactory receptor 6N2-like, whose product is MDNDFNVTYITFGGHVELQKFRYLYFVIIFTAYILVICSNSIIVFVIVINKSLHEPMYIFIAALLINSVLFSNAIYPKLLIDFLSERQIISYSGCLFQWFIYYTLACSEFFLLSAMAYDRYVSICKPLQYHTIMRKTTVYIFLILAWLLPACPVTVAILLGAHKKLCYFILKGIICNSTVQKLHCFPSAVLNIYGLTLFVFAVPLPVLFILLTYTRIFIVTYQSSREVRRKAAQTCLPHLLVLINFSCLSAYDVLLPRLEVDFHKTVRLIMSLQVILYHPLFNPIIYGLKMKEIYKQLKRLFCKMD